The genomic segment TTAGTCAAATTAGGTAAATCATTCTCCGCATCTAGCGTGAAGCTAGTAAGCAGATTTGAAGACAAGTCGAGTGTTTGTAAGGCATCTAATTGCACCACATTGGCAATCCCGGCGTTAGTTAATTGGTTAGAGTCAACATCTAAACTAGTCAACGCAGGTAAATCCGCCAGCTTATTAATATCAGTTAACTCATTAGAATGTAAATCTAAATAAGTTAGCCCAGCCATGTCATGTACGTCGATATCATTTATTAGGTTACGGTCAAAATTAGCACGTTGTATCTTCGGAAGCCCATTTAGTTTAACGGTTGTAAGTACATCCGAGTAGTTGGAAAAATAAACAGAATTCGCAGAGTTTGAGGACCCCGCAACCTGAGTTAGCGCAGGAAGGTTCGAGAGCGTTAATTCTTCTAACTGCGATACTTGGTTGGTATTCAAAGTTGCAGTAACAGTTGCGAGCTTCGGTTGATCCGCAATATGAATATTGGTGATAGTAGGCATAGAACTAAGTGATAGGTTAGTCAAATTAGGTAAATCATTCTCCGCATCTAGCGTGAAGCTAGTAAGCAGATTCGAAGATAAATAGAGTGTTTGTAAGGCATCTAATTGCACCACATTGGCGATCCCGGCGTTAGTTAATTGGTTAGAGTCAACATCTAAACTAGTCAACGCAGGTAAATCCGCCAGCTTATTAATATCAGTTAACTCATTAGAATGTAAATCTAAATAAGTTAGCCCAGCCATGTCATGTACGTCGATATCATCTATCAAGTTATTCTGCAAATAAACACGTTGTATTTTCGGAAGCCCATTTAGTTTCACAGTTGTAAGCACATCCGAGTAATTGGTAAAATAAATAGAATTCGCAGAGTTTGAGGACCCTGCAACCTGAGTTAGCGCAGGAAGGTTCGAGAGCGTTAATTCTTCTAACTGCGATACTTGGTTGGTATTCAAAGTTGCAGTAACAGTTGCGAGCTTCGGTTGATCCGCAATATGAATATTGGTGATAGTAGGCATAGAACTAAGTGATAGGTTAGTCAAATTAGGTAAATCATTCTCCGCATCTAGCGTGAAGCTAGTAAGCAGATTCGAAGATAAATAGAGTGTTTGTAAGGCATCTAATTGCACCACATTGGCAATCCCGGCGTTAGTTAATTGGTTAGAGTCAACATCTAAACTAGTTAACGCAGGTAAATCCGCCAGTTTATTAATTTCTGTCAATTCATTGGAGTCTAAATCTAAATAAGTTAGCTCAGCCATGTCATGTACGTCGATATCATCTATCAAGTTGTTCTGCAAATAAACACGTTGTATTTTCGGAAGCCCATTTAGTTTAACGGTTGTAAGTACATCCGAGTAGTTGGAAAAATAAACAGAATTCGCAGAGTTTGTGCTTCCCACAGCTTGAGTTAGCGCAGGAAGGTTCGAGAGCGTTAATTCTTCTAAGGCTGATTGGACACCGCCTCCAAGTGAGGCATTAAATGAAGTTAGTTTGGCTTGATCTGCAATATGAATATTGGTGATAGTGGGCATAGAACTAAGTGATAGGTTAGTCAAATTAGGTAAATCATTCTCCGCATCTAGCGTGAAGCTAGTAAGCAGATTTGAAGACAAGTCGAGTGTTTGTAAGGCATCTAATTGCACCACATTGGCAATCCCGGCGTTAGTTAATTGGTTAGAGTCAACATCTAAACTAGTCAACGCAGGTAAATCCGCCAGCTTATTAATATCAGTTAACTCATTAGAATGTAAATCTAAATAAGTTAGCCCAGCCATGTCATGTACATCGATATCATTTATTAGGTTACTGTCAAAATTAGCACGTTGTATTTTCGGAAGTCCATTTAATTTCACTGTTGCGAGCACGTCTGAGTAGTTGGAGAAATTAACAGAATTCGCAGAGTTCGTGCTTCCCGTAGCCTGAGTTAGCGCAGGAAGGTTCGAGAGCGTTAATTCTTCTAAGGCTGATTGGACACCGCCTCCAAGCGATGCACTAAATGAAGTTAGATTGGCTTGGTCCGCAATACTTAATTTCGTTATAGTTGGGTTATTTGATATATTAAGCGATGTTAAGTTAGGGATATTTTGCGCAGTAGTAATTACTACTGAACTAAGCAAATTATTAGAAACATTAAGTGAAGTCAATGAAGTAAGATTAGTAATTGGCTCAATACTTGTTAGTTGATTTTGACTTAAATCAATGGTAGTAAGGTTCGTTAACTGATTAATTCCTGTTACATCAGTAATGTTTTTGCCAGAAGCATTTAAGCTGGTGATAGCGTCAAGTTGCTCTTGTGTAACTACCTGAGATGTATCATCGCTCCCTGTTATTTGGAGTGCAATCACTTTAGCAAAAGCTTCATCTGGAAATGTATCTATATAAGTGTCACCAGCTGCTAATACTTGATTTACAGCTGCTTTTTCTTTTGGACTAGGAGTAGTAGTTTTTATATCTGGTGTCGTTTCTTTTTCTGATGAAGAAGTAGTATCTGTCGCTTTATTACTAGTATTTGTCGTTTCTTCGTTTGTTTTATCAGCAGTGGCAGGCTCTTTTTCATTTGTTTCAGTAGAAGGTGTGGTCGCTCCTTCTTGTGTTGGTTTTTCTTCTGTGTTGTTTGGACTAATTTCTTCAGGCGAATTGGTTTCAGCGTAAACGGTCACTGGGAGGGGAGCTGTAGCACTAAAAATAAGACATATTGTTACAATGGATAAATAGAATTTTTTCATAATGAGGATGCTCCTTTTAGCAAACTATTATTTTGCTTTTTTCTTAGATGTTTGTAAAATGACTAATGCTAATAAGAGTAAGAAAATACCGGCTAAGTTGTTATTTGAGTCTCCAGTTTTTGGTAGTTTATTAGCATCAGGTTGGTTTTTAGCGATACTGGGCCTTTTTTCACTACAGTTAATATCTTTGCTGTCTGGTATTTAATTATCATAGCATATTTGCTTGTAGTTAAATTCCATTTTTAATACTAAAATATGACAAATACGATTAAAAAATGACGTTTTTGTTCCTTATTAAATTTTTCTACCGATGTATTTCAGTAGTTGTAACCTAAACAAACAAAAATTTGGATAAATGGCTTTAAAAGAGACTTAGGTCAGTATGAAAGAATGTACTTCATCAACTCTAATTCTAGTGAGTACACCAATCAAGACTTAGCTATTTATAATACCATATTAGTAGTCTACCACATTCCGCAAATGATACCGAAATCAAGGTAAATGTGACGAAAAAAAGACGTTTTTATTCCTTATTGGGGTTTTCCCTTACTTTGGCTAAATCAAACTAAAGTAGGGATAAAAACAATTTTTTACAAGAAGGCAATTAATTTCTTTTCCTTTTATAATTGAAAGAATTTTTTAGTACTAATTTATGCTACAATAAATTAAAAAAGAGGTTAGCAAATGAACACAAACATACTTATCGAAAACCGCTTTATAAACCAAAAACTTGCACCAATTACATGGCTTGATTCACCGGAAGATATAGTAGCTCACTTTGGGGCCATGCAAGCGCAAAATTATGGTCAAGCTCTATGGGCAGTTGGAAGTAGGTTAATTACACCAAATGAATTAGCTGTTAAAACGGCTATTAATGAGGGGAGAATTATCCGCGCTTGGCTGCTTAGAGGAACTATCCATCTTTTTGCAGCAAAAGATTATCATTGGATGATGGATTTAATCGCCCCAATGATTGATAAAATTTGCCAGCCTTACCGCACAAAATTAGGTTTAACAAATGAGGTGCTGCTTAAAGCTAGTGAGGTAGTTCAAGGGTTTGTTTCAAATGGACCAGTTACGAGGAAAAATTTGGCAGAACATTTGGCGCAAAATCATTTACCGAGCGCTGGTATCCCTTTTGCCCAACTGCTCGTTTATTTAAGCTCGCGGAAAATTATTTGTTCTGGACCAGACGAAACGTACCAGAATACATTACATATTCCGGCTGCAACGAGAGATTATTCACGCTCGGAAGCAATTGGAGAATTAGCGAAACGTTATGTTCAGAGTCATGCGCCAGCTACTTTAAAAGATTTTTGCTTTTGGTCCGGGCTAAGTGTGGCAGACGCGAAAATCGGACTAGCACAATTTTCGAAATATGGAGATTTTTTCGCAACCGAATTAACAAAAAATCCTGTAACGCTTGAAACTATTCCACTTGCTGGCTTTGATGAGTGGATTATTGGTTATAGAGATCGTTCCATTGTACTGGATGAAGTGTGGCGAGAAGAGATTATTACAAAGAACGGTATTTTTAGACCAGCAATTATTTCAGCCGGAAAAGTAGTTGGGAAATGGGAAAAACCGAAAAAACTCAATGAATTAGAAACCGACTACTGGAAGCGTTATATCCAGTTTCGGAGTATGCTATAGTGAGAGTGGAGAATATTTAATTTGAGGTGAACAGGTAATGGAAGCTTTTGATAAATTTTATAAAAAAACATTAGAAGAACGTCGCGAAATTTTGGCGGAATATGCGGAATTAACCGAAGAGGAGCAAGCGTTTTTAGCATCAACTGGAGCTCTTTCACTTGAAAAAGCGAACCATATGATTGAAAATACGATTGGAATTTATTCGTTGCCACTGGGGCTCGGGATGAATATGCGTTTAAATGACAAAGATTATATTGTCCCAATGGCAGTGGAAGAGCCATCCGTTATCGCAGCGCAAAGTTCAGGTGCAAAAATAATTGCTCAAAATGGTGGGGTTACTGGAACCGCAACAGAGCGTAAAATGATTGGTCAAATTGAATTGATAGATGTCCCAGATACCAAGCTTGCAATTGAAAAAATAACAGTCAACCAAGACAAATTACTTTTGATTGCCAATGAAGCTCATCCGTCATTACAACGTCGTGGCGGTGGGGCAGTTGATCTTGTTGCTCGAACTGTGACTACAATGCAAGAAGACGAATTGTTGATTGTGCATTTACTTGTAGATACGAAAGAAGCGATGGGGGCAAACATGATTAATACGATGGTTGAATCGTTGGCTCCCGAATTAGAGCAATTAACAGCCGGAATCGCCAATATGCGAATCTTATCTAATTTAGTGGACGACGCAACAGCAACAGTTTCTTGTCGGATTGCACCAGCAAGTTTAGCGACTAAAACACATACCGGAGAATGGGTTCGCGACCGGATTATTGCAGCTTACGAATTTGCTGATGCGGATGTTTACCGAGCAGCGACACATAACAAAGGGATTATGAACGGAATTGATGCGGTTGTTATGGCATTTGGAAATGATTGGCGTGCGGTAGAAGCAGCTAGTCATGCTTATGCAGCTCGAACAGGTAGTTACAAACCAATGACGAAATGGTCCAAAGACAAGGATGGCTTTCTACTAGGTGAATTAACATTGCCGATGCCAGTTGCTTTTGTGGGTGGCTCGATCGCAGTTCATCCAATTGCAACTCTTTCCAAAAAAATCGCTCGAATGGAATCTGCCAAAGAACTAGCGATGTTAGTTTGCGCAGTTGGCTTAACGCAAAATTTAGCAGCTTTAAAAGCACTTGTAACTGAAGGTATCCAGCGTGGTCACATGTCACTTCAAGCGAAATCCTTAGCTATGACAGCGGGAGCCGAAGCAAATGAAATTGAAGCAGTAGCAGCATATTTACAAGAGACTAAACAGATGAATGTCATGGCAGCCAAAGAGTACATTACGAAACTACGCCAAAACTAATAAAAACCCGTTAGATTCATGCAAAAATGAAACTAGCGGGTTTTTTATGGAAAAATCTTATATCAAATTGCTTCTACTTTGCTAATCTGTTTTGCAGGAGTTCCAGCTACAATTACATTAGCTGGAACATCTTTTGTGACGGTTGAATTCGCAGCGATAATGGAATTTTCTCCGATAGTTACTCCAGGTAAGATGGTAGCATTAGCGCCAATCCAAGCATTTTTTTTCACGTGAATAGGTGACGCTCTTACACCACGTCTAGCTTTAGGCGCTATCAAGTGATTAACGGTTATTAACATTGCTCTTGGGCCAATTAACACATTATCCTCAATAATAATGCCCCCTAAATCCACAAAAGTAACGTTTTGATTAATAAAGATATTTTTCCCAAAAGTAATATGCTTCCCAAAGTCACTATAAAATGGCAAGGAAATATCTACAGAAGCATCGATGGTTTTCCCAGTGATTTTTTGTAAATAATCCAAAACTTCTTCTTTAGGATGATACTGTGTATTTAGCTTGGCAATAAGTCTTTCATTACTTTGTTTCACTAAATGAATTTCTTTAAAAAGAGCTGAATCTGGTAAAATATCTTTTTCAACGATTTTTTTCAGCAAATTTGAGTCGTTCATTTTCATCACTCCTAGCAAGAAAATTTTTACTATCTTAATTATATACAAAAAGGTTATACTTGGATAATACCTATATCAAATACTTATCTATTCTTTTTGTCTATAGAAAGGAATGATTAAATGGAATTACGTGTTTTAAATTATTTTTTAACCGTTGCTAGGGAAAAAACAATTAGTAAGGCGGCCGAGGTTCTTCATCTTTCGCAACCGACTCTTTCTAAACAGTTGAAAGATTTTGAAGAGGAATTGGGTGTGAAGCTATTTATTCGCGGGAATCGCTATATAACTTTGACAGAAGAAGGGGTTTATTTAGCTAATAGAGGGAAAGAAATTTTATCTTTAGTGGAGATAACGACAGCAAATATTCATAAGAGTGATATGATTAGTGGTCAAATCGGAATTGGTGCTGGAGAAACTAGAGCATTTGAGTTTATTGTAGAACGATTGCATGAATTAAAAAGCAAACATCCGGCAATTAACTTTCAATTGTATAGTGGTAATGCAAATGATGTGTTAGACAAGATTGATCACGGGTTGTTAGATTTTGGGCTAGTTATTGACCCAGTAGAAAAACAGAAATATGACTATTTACGTTTACCACTTGTTGATAAATGGGGGCTATTAGTTAATAATTCCAGTGATTTAGCGGGGAAGAAATCTATAGCGCCTAATGATCTTCGTCAAGTTCCGCTACTAATCTCTAATCAGTCCTTAGTCGATAATCAATTATCAGAATGGCTTGGAGGGAATTTGGATAGCCTGAATATCATCGGTACCTATAATTTGCTTTATAATGCCTCGCTGTTAGTAAAAGAAAATATATCGAGCGCACTTTGTATCGACGGAATAATCAACACGACAAATACCAATTTAACCTTTATTCCACTATCTCCATCATTAACAGCTAGCATTAATATAGTTTGGAAAAAACAGCAATCTTTTTCAAGCGCCTCAAAAGCATTTTTACAATTAATTCAAGAGGAATAAAACTAGAAAAATAATTATCGGAGCCTTTACAAAAACTTAACAATACAAACCGAACACCGAAATCCCTTTTATACCAATGGTTTTTCTCCTTTTTGCTCGATTTCATTTTACAGAAATAAAAAAATCTATTTACCTCGCATTTACTTTCTTTTATGATGAAAAAAGAGAGTGAAATCTAGATTACAAACAAAAAGGAGATTTACATGGGAGACATAGATATTCAGCAAATGATTTTTCAATTTATCGGAGGGCTTGGAATTTTTCTTTTCGGGATTAAATATATGGGGGACGGCTTGCAAATGGCAGCTGGAGACAGACTCCGTGATATTTTAGATAAGTACACAACGAATCCTTTTATGGGTGTACTAGCCGGAATCTTAGTTACTGTATTAATTCAAAGTAGCTCTGGTACAACTGTTTTGACGGTTGGCCTAGTAAGTGCCGGATTTATGACGTTAAAACAAGCAATTGGTGTTATCATGGGGGCGAACATTGGAACAACCGTAACCGCCTTTATTATTGGTATTAAATTATCCGAATATGCTTTACCAATAATTGCTGTTGGAGCAGTACTGTTATTCTTCTTTAAAAATCATAAAGTGAAAAATATCGGCCAAGTTTTCTTTGGATTTGGTGCATTATTCTATGGACTGGATTTGATGGGGCAAGGAATGGAGCCTCTTGCAGGAATGGAGTCTTTCCACGAATTAACTGCTCAAATGAGTACAAACCCTTTCCTTGGACTATTAATTGGAACGATATTTACGGCTGTCGTACAGTCATCTAGTGCCACCATCGGGATTTTACAAGAGCTTTATGGGCAAGGTGCGATAGATCTTCAAGCAGCATTACCTGTATTGTTCGGGGATAATATCGGAACAACAATTACAGCGATTCTTGCTGCGATTGGTGCAAGTGTTGCCGCAAAACGAGCAGCAGCCACACATGTTATTTTCAACTTAATTGGTGCATTAATTTTCATGTTGATACTGCCGCTTTTCACTTCTTTTATCACCTATTTACAAGGCCTATTTGGATTAAACCCAGAAATGACCATTGCGGTGGCGCACGGGACTTTCAACGTGACGAATACATTCATCCAATTCTGGTTTATCGGTGCATTTGCATGGCTTGTAACAAAACTGATACCAGGGGACGACTCACGGATTGATTATAAAACGAAACATTTGGATACTAATTTAATCGACCAGTCTCCAGGAATTGCCTTAGAAATGGCGCGAGAAGAGACGTTGCGAATGGCTGATTATGCGAAATTCGGTTTGCAGGAAGCGCGTGAATACTTGGTGAATCGAGAATCAAAACACGCCGAGTCAACTGTTCAAGTCGAAGAAGCTGTTAATAATTTAGACCGAAAAATCACCGAGTACTTAACGAAAATTTCATCTGTTGCTTTAACTGATAATGAAACGGAAGAACATGCGCTAATGCTTGATACAGTTCGTGATATCGAACGAGTTGGCGATCACATGGAAAATATCGTTGAAAATATCGACCAATTAATCAAAAATAAAGCAAAAATGTCCGAAGCAGCTTCTGACCAACTTATTGGTATGTTCGAACTGACGACGGCAAACTTCGAACGAGCAGTCAAAGCAATGCATAAAAAAGATCGCGCACTTGCAGAAGAAACAATTGTTGTCGAAAAAGATATTGATAAAGCAGAACGGAAATTGCGCAAAGACCACATCAAACGTTTAAATGCAGGTGAATGCCAAGTTGTCAGCGGAATTCTATATATTGACATCGTAAGCGATTTAGAACGAATTGGTGACCATGCGAACAACATTGCCGAAGCTGTACTAGAGTTGAATGAATAAATTTAATATAGAAGAAACTAGTCGTAATATCCAGCTAGTTTCTTTTTTTGTTAAAAATCTACACTTTTACTAGTGCTTGTGAAGCATTGAGTATAAGCAAATTGTGGTGTAAAATAGGAATGATTATAAAACTAGAATGACTGGAAGTGTTGAGTCTTATGCGAAATAGAAAAACAATGGATGGAAACACTGCCGCAGCCTATATTTCATACGCATTTACAGAAGTTGCAGCAATCTATCCAATTACCCCTTCCTCTACGATGGCTGAACTCGTCGATGAATGGGCCTCAAAAGACAAAAAGAATTTATTTAATGAACCAGTAAAAGTAGTAGAAATGCAATCCGAAGCAGGGGCGGCCGGGACAGTTCACGGTTCACTGCAAGCAGGAGCATTGACTAGTACATACACCGCTTCCCAAGGTTTACTACTAATGATTCCAAATATGTACAAAATCGCTGGCGAACTACTGCCAACTGTTTTTCATGTGTCAGCACGGACGATTTCTGCGGCATCACTAAATATTTTTGGTGACCATAGTGACGTGATGGCAGCAAGACAAACAGGTTTTGTAATGTTAGCGGAAGGTTCTGTCCAAGAAGTGATGGATTTATCAGCAGTTGCCCACCTTGCTTCATTGAAAGGAAGCTTACCATTTTTAAATTTCTTTGATGGATTCAGGACTAGTCACGAACTTCAAAAAGTAGAAGTACTAGAATATAGTGAATTAGAAAATTTACTAGATAAAAAAGCGCTACAACAATTCAGAGACAGAGCGATGACGCCGAATAATCCAAAAACAATTGGTTCCAACCAAAACCCAGATATTTTCTTCCAACAAAGAGAAACTGTCAACCGCTACTATGAAGAAATTCCGAGTATCGTCCAGAATTATATGGAAGAAATTAATCAATTACGCGGTACGAATTATGACTTAGTAAACTATTATGGCGCCAAGGATGCAACGGAGGTAATTGTCGCAATGGGGTCTGTTACACCAGTCATCGAACAAGTAATTGATTATTTAACAAATCAAGGAAAAAAAGTTGGGTTACTCAATATTCGGTTATATCGACCATTCCCAGTAGAAAATTTTTTAGAAAAACTACCAAAAACAGTAGAACGTGTTGCTGTGCTTGACCGGACGAAAGAACCAGGATCGGGAGGGGAACCACTTTTACTGGATGTGCAAAGTGTGCTTTATGATAGTGATGTTAGACCAGTTGTTATTGGAGGAAGATACGGATTAGGTTCAAAAGATGTTACACCAGACCAGATTCTTGGTGTTTATTCGCACCTAACCGAAGCAAAACCAAAACCTCGCTTCACTATCGGTATTACTGATGATATTACTAATCTTTCCATCGAAAACACGGGGCCGAGTGACTTAACTTCTGAAAAAACGTTCCAATGTAAGTTCTGGGGATTTGGCTCAGATGGAACAGTTGGTGCTAATAAAGCCGCAATTAAAATTATTGGCGATAATACTGACTTATACGCACAAGGTTACTTTTCCTATGATTCGAAAAAATCGGGTGGGCTAACTGTTTCCCATTTACGATTTGGCGAAAAACGTATTCGCTCGGCCTATTTAATCCAACAAGCAGATTTTGTTTCTTGCTCGACCTCAGCTTATTTACGCTCTTATGATTTGCTCAAAGGACTAAAACCAGGTGGCACATTTTTACTGAATACCATTTGGGAAGGCGAACAATTAGAACGCCATTTACCAGCAGCAATGCGTTCTTACATTGCGAAAAATAACATTCAATTTTACACGTTAAATGCGATGAAAATTGCGGGGAATGCAGGACTTGGTCGGAGAATTAATACCGTTATGCAAACTGCCTTTTTCCGTGTGACTGATATTTTACCGTTCGAAAAAGCACTGGCTGATCTAAAAGAATCTGCAATTGCTACTTACGGCAAAAAAGATATGAAAGTTGCAGAAAAAAATATTATAGCGATGGATCAAACTGTCGCGAATTTGCATAAAGTTGACGTGCCAGAAAGTTGGGCTAATCCGGAAACAACCCTGGCGGAGAAAGCTTCAACTGAAAGACCCGCATACGTTAAAAATATTCTCGAACCAGTGAATCGCTTAGAAGGTGACGCGTTAACAGTTGGGGATTTAATCGCAAACGGAATGGTAAGTGGCGCCTATCCAGCAGGAACAGCCGCTTACGAAAAACGTGGTATCGCCTTGGAAGTTCCGGAATGGATTTCTGAAAACTGTACGATGTGTAATGAATGTGCATTTGTATGCCCTCATGCAGCTATTCGGCCAATTTTAACAGATGAAGCAGAAATGGCTTCGGCTCCAGAAGGATTTATGACTCGAAAAATGCGCGGGAAAGATGGACTAGAGTACCGCATTCAAGTTTCGCCAATGGACTGCACGGGTTGTAATTTATGTGCCGAAACTTGTCCAGCGAAAGACAAAGCACTCGTGATGAAACCATTTGAAGAAATTGCTGCGAAGGAAAACCCGAATTGGTCGTTTGCGATTAATGTCAAACCGAAGAAAAATCCAGGGAAGAAAAACACTGTTCCAGGAAGCCAATTTGAACAACCGTTACTTGAGTTTTCAGGAGCTTGTGCTGGTTGTGGTGAAACACCGTATGTTAAATTATTAACGCAAATGTTTGGTGATCGGATGATGATTGCTAATGCAACTGGCTGTTCGTCGATTTGGGGAGCATCCGCGCCAGCCACGCCTTACACAGTTAATGATCAAGGACACGGCCCAGCTTGGGGTAACTCATTACTAGAAGATAATGCTGAATATGGTTATGGAATGTATTTAGCCAATCAAACTATGCGAAAAGCTTTAAGCAATAAGGTTTCTAAGGCACTTACCGAAGAAACACTATCAGCCAATTTACGCGATGCCTTAGTGGATTGGCAAACGAATATGGCTGTTAGCGAAGATACTCGCGAGCGTGCGGAACAATTGCAACTAGCTTTACTAAGTGAAATGCAGGGGAATGCTATCCTTGAATCAATTTATAATGACCGCGAGTTATTTATCAAGCGTTCACAGTGGATGCTTGGTGGGGATGGTTGGGCATATGATATTGGTTTTGGCGGAATTGACCACGTTTTAGCATCAGGAGAAGATGTAAATATCTTTGTAATGGATAATGAGGTTTATTCGAACACAGGGGGTCAATCGTCAAAAGCGACACC from the Listeria seeligeri serovar 1/2b str. SLCC3954 genome contains:
- a CDS encoding LysR family transcriptional regulator, producing MELRVLNYFLTVAREKTISKAAEVLHLSQPTLSKQLKDFEEELGVKLFIRGNRYITLTEEGVYLANRGKEILSLVEITTANIHKSDMISGQIGIGAGETRAFEFIVERLHELKSKHPAINFQLYSGNANDVLDKIDHGLLDFGLVIDPVEKQKYDYLRLPLVDKWGLLVNNSSDLAGKKSIAPNDLRQVPLLISNQSLVDNQLSEWLGGNLDSLNIIGTYNLLYNASLLVKENISSALCIDGIINTTNTNLTFIPLSPSLTASINIVWKKQQSFSSASKAFLQLIQEE
- a CDS encoding hydroxymethylglutaryl-CoA reductase, degradative; protein product: MEAFDKFYKKTLEERREILAEYAELTEEEQAFLASTGALSLEKANHMIENTIGIYSLPLGLGMNMRLNDKDYIVPMAVEEPSVIAAQSSGAKIIAQNGGVTGTATERKMIGQIELIDVPDTKLAIEKITVNQDKLLLIANEAHPSLQRRGGGAVDLVARTVTTMQEDELLIVHLLVDTKEAMGANMINTMVESLAPELEQLTAGIANMRILSNLVDDATATVSCRIAPASLATKTHTGEWVRDRIIAAYEFADADVYRAATHNKGIMNGIDAVVMAFGNDWRAVEAASHAYAARTGSYKPMTKWSKDKDGFLLGELTLPMPVAFVGGSIAVHPIATLSKKIARMESAKELAMLVCAVGLTQNLAALKALVTEGIQRGHMSLQAKSLAMTAGAEANEIEAVAAYLQETKQMNVMAAKEYITKLRQN
- a CDS encoding LPXTG cell wall anchor domain-containing protein, producing MPDSKDINCSEKRPSIAKNQPDANKLPKTGDSNNNLAGIFLLLLALVILQTSKKKAK
- a CDS encoding winged helix DNA-binding domain-containing protein — translated: MNTNILIENRFINQKLAPITWLDSPEDIVAHFGAMQAQNYGQALWAVGSRLITPNELAVKTAINEGRIIRAWLLRGTIHLFAAKDYHWMMDLIAPMIDKICQPYRTKLGLTNEVLLKASEVVQGFVSNGPVTRKNLAEHLAQNHLPSAGIPFAQLLVYLSSRKIICSGPDETYQNTLHIPAATRDYSRSEAIGELAKRYVQSHAPATLKDFCFWSGLSVADAKIGLAQFSKYGDFFATELTKNPVTLETIPLAGFDEWIIGYRDRSIVLDEVWREEIITKNGIFRPAIISAGKVVGKWEKPKKLNELETDYWKRYIQFRSML
- a CDS encoding LapB repeat-containing protein; its protein translation is MKKFYLSIVTICLIFSATAPLPVTVYAETNSPEEISPNNTEEKPTQEGATTPSTETNEKEPATADKTNEETTNTSNKATDTTSSSEKETTPDIKTTTPSPKEKAAVNQVLAAGDTYIDTFPDEAFAKVIALQITGSDDTSQVVTQEQLDAITSLNASGKNITDVTGINQLTNLTTIDLSQNQLTSIEPITNLTSLTSLNVSNNLLSSVVITTAQNIPNLTSLNISNNPTITKLSIADQANLTSFSASLGGGVQSALEELTLSNLPALTQATGSTNSANSVNFSNYSDVLATVKLNGLPKIQRANFDSNLINDIDVHDMAGLTYLDLHSNELTDINKLADLPALTSLDVDSNQLTNAGIANVVQLDALQTLDLSSNLLTSFTLDAENDLPNLTNLSLSSMPTITNIHIADQAKLTSFNASLGGGVQSALEELTLSNLPALTQAVGSTNSANSVYFSNYSDVLTTVKLNGLPKIQRVYLQNNLIDDIDVHDMAELTYLDLDSNELTEINKLADLPALTSLDVDSNQLTNAGIANVVQLDALQTLYLSSNLLTSFTLDAENDLPNLTNLSLSSMPTITNIHIADQPKLATVTATLNTNQVSQLEELTLSNLPALTQVAGSSNSANSIYFTNYSDVLTTVKLNGLPKIQRVYLQNNLIDDIDVHDMAGLTYLDLHSNELTDINKLADLPALTSLDVDSNQLTNAGIANVVQLDALQTLYLSSNLLTSFTLDAENDLPNLTNLSLSSMPTITNIHIADQPKLATVTATLNTNQVSQLEELTLSNLPALTQVAGSSNSANSVYFSNYSDVLTTVKLNGLPKIQRANFDRNLINDIDVHDMAGLTYLDLHSNELTDINKLADLPALTSLDVDSNQLTNAGIANVVQLDALQTLDLSSNLLTSFTLDAENDLPNLTNLSLSSMPTITNIHIADQAKLTSFNASLGGGVQSALEELTLSNLPALTQAVGSASSANSVYFSNYSDVLATVKLNGLPKIQNADFDSNFIDEVDVHDMAALTTLDLHANELTDINNLQDVPLLNNINVDNNHIAVLPTNLETQVPNLKTLSAGSQTISLPTQIVSGDLSVANGISNNGVISAPTTISNSGVYQDGNVNWVYDDIKNLSSVSYNFSEPVNYSGVVGTFSGTVTQPIKVSLAPVITAEDSITYPKFSTVTEAEFLTDIQASTSDDSSITSDFGTVVDFSTPGDYTVTLNSENEDGVPANPVTVTVTVEKAPAPIITADSEITYMKHSTITSAEFLTGIHATTNDGSPITSDFETVVDFETAGDYTVTLQSVNSDGIAATPVTVTVHVEKAPAPIITADSEISYAKNSAIDSQQFYNDIHASTSDGSPITSDFETVVDFSTSGDYTVTLNSVNEDGIAASPITVVVHVEKTPAPIITADSEISYAKNSTIDSQQFYNDIHASTSDDSPITSDFETVVDFTTPGDYTVTLNSVNSDGVAADPVSVTVHVSKDPAPIISADSEITYSKHSNISPAEFLTGIHATTNDGSPITSNFETVVNFEKAGDYTVTLQSMNSDGVLATPVTVIVHIAKDSAPIITADSEISYKINSKVDLQQFYKDVHAATNDGSPITSNFKTAVNFAVTGDYTVTLQAKNSDGVEADPVKVIVHITANEPTPPDNNGNSSNSGNSSNSGNSSNSSNSSNNSSTSSSNSAGNSTTNNSNKEGQQTNNSLPDTGDTNNSLVGIFFLLIAFSIFRTAKKKVK
- a CDS encoding DapH/DapD/GlmU-related protein translates to MNDSNLLKKIVEKDILPDSALFKEIHLVKQSNERLIAKLNTQYHPKEEVLDYLQKITGKTIDASVDISLPFYSDFGKHITFGKNIFINQNVTFVDLGGIIIEDNVLIGPRAMLITVNHLIAPKARRGVRASPIHVKKNAWIGANATILPGVTIGENSIIAANSTVTKDVPANVIVAGTPAKQISKVEAI